Proteins encoded together in one Hymenobacter monticola window:
- a CDS encoding YrhB domain-containing protein, with protein MLTKDEARRVARTTLDIIQEMPGNADLNLMLIEPLVVEAELAWLFPFNTREYVETGNVGAMAIGVGPIVVNRATGVPFVAPPMPTELLLAQYAASNGEPYSWF; from the coding sequence ATGCTCACCAAAGACGAGGCCCGCCGGGTTGCCCGCACCACGCTGGACATTATTCAGGAAATGCCCGGCAATGCCGACCTGAACCTGATGCTGATTGAACCGCTGGTGGTGGAGGCTGAACTGGCGTGGCTGTTTCCCTTCAACACCCGCGAATACGTGGAAACCGGCAACGTGGGCGCCATGGCCATTGGCGTGGGGCCCATTGTAGTGAACCGCGCCACCGGCGTGCCCTTTGTGGCGCCGCCCATGCCCACCGAGCTGCTGCTGGCCCAGTACGCCGCCAGCAACGGGGAGCCCTACAGCTGGTTCTGA
- a CDS encoding SDR family oxidoreductase translates to MKKALITGANKSIGFEAARLLLQQGYYVYLGSRDPENGRQAVAQLHAEGLTQVEPVQLDVADPASVQAARAAIGQKTDVLDVLINNAGINGGMPQSALTSEISQFQRVFDTNFFGVIAVTQAFLDLLRQSPAPRIVNVSSAQGSLTLHSDPVHGYKYYHHKAAVYHSSKSALNMYTINLAYELRDTPFKVNAVDPGFVATDFNGHRGTGTVQEAGARVVKYALLGADGPTGKFVSEEYNPATGEIPW, encoded by the coding sequence ATGAAAAAAGCCCTGATTACCGGCGCCAACAAAAGCATCGGTTTTGAAGCCGCCCGGCTGCTCCTGCAGCAAGGCTACTACGTGTACCTCGGCAGCCGCGACCCCGAAAACGGCCGGCAAGCCGTGGCCCAGCTCCACGCCGAAGGCCTGACCCAAGTGGAACCCGTGCAGCTCGACGTGGCCGACCCCGCCTCCGTGCAAGCCGCCCGCGCGGCCATCGGCCAGAAAACCGACGTCCTCGACGTGCTCATCAACAACGCCGGCATCAACGGCGGCATGCCGCAGTCGGCCCTCACCTCCGAAATCAGCCAGTTTCAGCGGGTGTTCGACACCAACTTCTTCGGCGTGATAGCCGTGACGCAGGCCTTCCTCGACCTGCTGCGGCAGTCGCCAGCGCCCCGCATCGTAAACGTGAGCTCGGCCCAGGGCTCGCTCACCCTGCACAGCGACCCGGTGCACGGCTACAAGTACTACCACCACAAAGCGGCCGTGTACCACTCTTCCAAGTCGGCGCTCAACATGTACACCATCAATCTGGCCTACGAGCTGCGCGACACGCCCTTCAAAGTGAATGCCGTAGACCCCGGCTTCGTGGCCACCGATTTCAACGGCCACCGCGGCACCGGCACCGTGCAGGAAGCCGGCGCCCGCGTCGTGAAATACGCCCTGTTGGGCGCCGACGGCCCCACCGGCAAGTTCGTCAGCGAGGAATACAACCCGGCCACCGGCGAAATCCCCTGGTAG
- a CDS encoding YdeI/OmpD-associated family protein, protein MPSPDAHPQFQPASRAEWRQWLAAHHASAAGVWLVYCKKASGLPSLSYAEAVEEALCFGWIDSHPRKLDAARSQQLYTPRRPRSGWSKVNKERLQRLEAAGLLMPAGLAAIARAKQNGAWESLDAAEAGLVPDDLAEALAANAAAQAQFAAFAPSARKQILTWVLGARQPETRARRVAETMRMAALGKRANFDRE, encoded by the coding sequence ATGCCCAGCCCCGACGCCCACCCCCAGTTCCAGCCCGCCAGCCGCGCCGAGTGGCGGCAGTGGCTGGCCGCGCACCACGCCAGCGCCGCCGGCGTGTGGCTGGTGTACTGCAAAAAAGCCAGCGGCCTGCCCAGCCTCAGCTACGCCGAAGCCGTGGAAGAAGCCCTCTGTTTCGGCTGGATAGACTCGCACCCGCGCAAGCTCGACGCCGCGCGCTCGCAGCAGCTCTACACGCCGCGCCGGCCCCGCAGCGGTTGGAGCAAGGTGAACAAGGAGCGGCTGCAGCGCCTCGAAGCCGCCGGGCTGCTCATGCCCGCCGGCCTGGCCGCCATTGCCCGCGCCAAGCAAAACGGGGCCTGGGAAAGCCTCGACGCCGCCGAAGCCGGCCTCGTGCCCGACGATTTGGCCGAAGCGCTGGCCGCCAATGCCGCCGCGCAGGCCCAATTTGCCGCCTTCGCGCCCTCGGCCCGCAAGCAGATTCTGACCTGGGTGCTGGGCGCCAGGCAGCCCGAAACCCGCGCCCGCCGCGTGGCCGAAACCATGCGCATGGCCGCGCTGGGCAAGCGGGCGAATTTCGACCGGGAGTAA
- a CDS encoding helix-turn-helix domain-containing protein has protein sequence MPMPTPPPAVLPAPAGANTPAAQLPPLVASGRVNVYTREQFNYRSLTFGRRDYYKVALLTGTSRYNYASRGVLIDRPALVFSNPLIPYSWERVSEEQGGYLCMFTEEFLIVNDRAASLQESPLFRLGSDPVYWVNEAQYADLSHLFAKMLQEMGSGYLYQQEVVRNYLNLIIHEALKMQPQATYYQHPNAASRIVALFQGLLERQFPIDSPAHGLKLRTPGDFARQLSVHVNHLNRAVRELTGKPTSAHIAERLVSEAKALLQHTSWSTAEIAYGLGFEYPTYFNNFFKKHTGASPSALRALLSQEHAGATAQLGV, from the coding sequence ATGCCCATGCCCACCCCGCCGCCTGCCGTTTTGCCCGCCCCAGCCGGCGCAAACACCCCCGCCGCCCAGCTGCCTCCCCTCGTCGCGTCGGGCCGCGTGAACGTCTATACCCGCGAGCAGTTCAATTACCGCAGCCTGACGTTTGGGCGGCGCGATTACTATAAGGTGGCGCTGCTCACGGGCACCAGCCGTTACAACTACGCCAGCCGCGGCGTGCTCATCGACCGGCCCGCGCTGGTGTTTTCCAACCCGCTCATTCCCTATTCCTGGGAGCGGGTGTCGGAGGAGCAGGGCGGCTACCTGTGCATGTTCACCGAAGAGTTTCTCATTGTGAACGACCGGGCCGCCAGCCTGCAGGAGTCGCCGCTGTTCCGCCTCGGCTCCGACCCGGTGTACTGGGTGAACGAGGCGCAGTACGCCGACCTCAGCCACCTGTTTGCCAAGATGCTGCAGGAGATGGGCTCGGGCTACCTCTACCAGCAGGAAGTGGTGCGCAACTACTTGAACCTCATCATTCATGAGGCCCTAAAGATGCAGCCCCAGGCCACCTACTACCAGCACCCCAACGCCGCCAGCCGCATCGTGGCGCTGTTTCAGGGGCTGCTGGAGCGGCAGTTTCCCATCGACTCGCCCGCCCATGGGCTGAAGCTGCGCACGCCGGGCGACTTTGCCCGCCAGCTCTCCGTGCACGTCAACCACCTCAACCGGGCCGTGCGCGAGCTCACCGGCAAGCCCACCTCGGCGCACATTGCCGAACGCCTGGTGAGCGAGGCCAAGGCCCTGCTCCAGCACACAAGTTGGAGCACCGCCGAAATCGCCTACGGGCTGGGGTTTGAGTACCCCACGTATTTCAACAACTTCTTCAAGAAGCACACCGGCGCCTCGCCGTCGGCCCTGCGCGCGCTGCTCAGCCAGGAGCACGCGGGCGCGACGGCCCAGCTGGGCGTTTGA
- a CDS encoding ATP-binding protein, producing the protein MKRETKITSAGIKKVLKNYNHNNSIAEFIWNGFDAKATTVKLDYEADAIGRIQSISISDNGYGINTAKLDEKFDKFYDSEKSIEIQSPKHSSTLHGKNGIGRLTFFTFANNAEWKTCYKNGKFRGGIIRIDSDNLKSSTAVETEPPFQETETTVTFNNITIFEQNIQKEVIPFLKEEFCWFLELHKSKGYRIIINNTLLDYSDLILDSENFVIKEQSAVFEIKYIQWSKILNKENSKFYYLNSKNSEVYKDFTTLNRKGDQFYHSLYIQSNFFNNFDFRNQNEAQTLLFAKAKSAPEYKTLNKELDIFLQKKRKPYLRHYAETLIDDYERLGVFPEFKNSWESARKTELKETIMGLYEVQPKIFIDLNLEQKKTFVRFLNLLLESNEREHIFDILEEVTNLDSAERKDLANLFKTTKLNRIVATLKLIEDRYRTYHDLYDIVFKPELNAAEVPHLQTLIENHYWIFGEEYHLVTAAEPKFNEALRRYIFHLNGEKPEVNIDHEHKNKEMDIFSCR; encoded by the coding sequence ATGAAAAGAGAGACGAAAATCACTTCTGCAGGCATCAAGAAGGTTCTCAAGAATTATAACCATAATAATTCTATTGCAGAATTTATATGGAATGGTTTCGATGCAAAAGCTACAACAGTGAAATTGGATTATGAGGCTGACGCCATTGGGAGAATACAGTCAATATCTATTAGTGATAATGGCTATGGAATCAACACGGCCAAATTAGATGAGAAATTTGACAAGTTTTACGATTCTGAGAAAAGCATTGAAATTCAATCTCCAAAGCACTCATCAACTTTACATGGCAAGAATGGAATTGGCCGATTGACGTTTTTTACTTTTGCTAACAATGCAGAATGGAAGACTTGCTATAAGAATGGGAAATTTAGAGGAGGAATCATTCGCATTGATTCGGATAATCTAAAATCTTCCACAGCAGTAGAAACCGAACCTCCTTTTCAAGAAACTGAAACCACTGTCACATTTAACAACATAACAATATTTGAGCAAAATATTCAAAAGGAAGTAATCCCTTTCTTAAAAGAGGAGTTTTGCTGGTTTCTTGAGCTTCACAAATCCAAGGGCTATCGCATAATCATCAATAACACTTTGCTTGACTATAGCGACTTAATCCTTGATTCAGAAAATTTTGTTATTAAAGAGCAATCAGCGGTTTTCGAAATCAAATACATACAATGGTCTAAAATACTCAATAAAGAGAATTCAAAATTCTACTACCTAAACAGCAAGAATAGTGAAGTCTATAAAGATTTTACTACGCTCAATAGGAAAGGCGACCAATTCTATCATAGCTTATATATTCAAAGCAATTTCTTCAATAATTTTGATTTTAGAAACCAAAATGAAGCACAAACCCTTCTTTTCGCAAAAGCTAAATCGGCGCCGGAATACAAAACATTAAATAAAGAGTTAGATATTTTTCTACAGAAAAAACGCAAACCATACCTACGGCACTATGCAGAAACGCTCATAGATGATTATGAGCGTCTAGGTGTTTTTCCGGAATTTAAAAATTCTTGGGAATCTGCTAGAAAAACAGAGCTAAAAGAAACCATTATGGGGCTCTACGAAGTCCAGCCCAAAATATTTATTGATTTAAACCTTGAACAGAAGAAAACGTTTGTTAGATTCTTAAATCTATTATTAGAATCAAATGAGCGAGAACATATTTTTGACATTCTCGAAGAAGTTACAAACCTAGATTCAGCTGAGAGGAAAGACTTAGCAAATTTATTCAAAACCACTAAGCTCAACAGAATAGTCGCAACTCTTAAGTTGATAGAAGACAGGTATAGAACCTACCATGACCTATATGACATTGTCTTCAAGCCCGAATTAAACGCGGCTGAAGTTCCTCACTTGCAGACCCTAATCGAGAACCATTATTGGATTTTTGGTGAAGAATATCACTTAGTCACTGCAGCGGAACCCAAATTTAATGAAGCATTGAGGAGATATATTTTTCACTTAAATGGAGAAAAACCAGAAGTAAATATCGACCACGAGCACAAGAACAAGGAAATGGATATTTTTTCCTGTAGGTAG
- a CDS encoding SDR family oxidoreductase: protein MKYALITGANRSIGFETARQLLQQGYYVYLGSRSLENGQQAVAQLHAEGLTQVEPVQLEVTDSASIRAARQAIGQKATGLDVLINNAGISGGFPQTATAADVAVFKEVYNTNVFAVVETTQAFLDLLRQASEPRIVTVTSSLGSIALNADPAWGYYHVKPAAYNSSKAALNMYTVALAYELRDTPFKVNAVDPGYTATDFNGHSGPGTVPDAAARVVKYAVVDANGPTGQLFSEETNPETGEIPW from the coding sequence ATGAAATACGCTCTCATTACCGGCGCCAACCGCAGCATAGGCTTCGAAACGGCCCGCCAGCTGCTCCAGCAGGGCTATTACGTGTACCTCGGCAGCCGCAGCCTCGAAAATGGCCAGCAGGCCGTGGCCCAGCTTCACGCCGAAGGCCTGACCCAAGTAGAGCCTGTGCAGCTTGAAGTGACCGACAGCGCCTCCATCCGGGCCGCCCGGCAGGCCATTGGCCAGAAAGCCACTGGTCTGGACGTGCTCATCAACAACGCGGGCATCAGCGGCGGCTTTCCCCAAACCGCCACGGCGGCCGATGTGGCCGTGTTTAAGGAGGTGTACAACACCAACGTGTTTGCCGTGGTGGAAACGACGCAGGCCTTTCTGGACTTGCTGCGGCAGGCCAGCGAGCCCCGCATCGTCACCGTAACGTCGAGCCTGGGTTCCATTGCCCTGAACGCAGACCCGGCCTGGGGGTACTACCACGTCAAGCCGGCGGCTTACAACTCGTCCAAAGCCGCGCTCAACATGTACACCGTGGCGCTGGCCTACGAGCTGCGCGACACCCCCTTCAAGGTGAACGCCGTGGACCCCGGCTATACCGCTACCGATTTCAACGGCCACAGCGGCCCCGGCACCGTGCCCGATGCGGCCGCTCGCGTGGTGAAATACGCCGTGGTAGATGCCAACGGCCCCACCGGCCAGCTGTTCAGCGAGGAAACTAACCCGGAAACCGGCGAGATTCCCTGGTAG
- a CDS encoding AraC family transcriptional regulator, producing MPTLLLDQPIPLYPLTAPDAPGNRHFQLTRAEGQQPAFRQNMLQPHRKDYYHLVFVQRGGSRHWVDMTPYVLKENALYFSAPGQLQLKEKLAPLWGVSVAFTREFLARQPNEALAQLPLLRNPQNGHELLLTPADVAFVEDTLARLEAEYHRPGEWQQPMLTAHLTVLLTYLSRLYTEQFPGDEPSADQLLLRKYRARIEEHFRERHEVGAYAALLNISAGHLSEVVKAQSGKPAIAHIQERLVLEARRLLFHTPQSVKEIAYDLGFADASYFSRFFKRETGLTPAEYRAGSREMYP from the coding sequence ATGCCCACGCTACTCCTCGACCAGCCCATCCCACTTTACCCCCTGACAGCGCCGGACGCTCCCGGCAACCGCCACTTCCAACTAACGCGAGCCGAAGGCCAGCAACCGGCCTTCCGGCAAAACATGCTGCAGCCGCACCGCAAGGACTATTACCACCTAGTGTTCGTGCAGCGCGGCGGCAGCCGGCACTGGGTGGACATGACGCCCTACGTGCTCAAGGAAAACGCGCTGTACTTCTCGGCCCCCGGCCAGCTGCAGCTCAAGGAAAAGCTCGCGCCGCTGTGGGGCGTCAGCGTAGCGTTTACGCGCGAGTTTCTGGCCCGGCAGCCCAACGAAGCGCTGGCGCAGCTGCCGCTGCTGCGCAACCCTCAGAATGGCCACGAGCTGCTCCTCACGCCCGCCGATGTGGCTTTTGTGGAAGACACCCTGGCCCGGCTTGAAGCCGAGTACCACCGGCCCGGCGAGTGGCAGCAGCCCATGCTCACGGCCCACCTCACCGTGCTGCTCACCTACCTCAGCCGGCTCTACACCGAGCAGTTTCCGGGCGACGAGCCCTCGGCCGACCAGCTGCTGCTGCGGAAGTACCGGGCCCGGATTGAGGAGCATTTCCGCGAGCGGCACGAGGTGGGCGCTTACGCCGCCCTGCTGAACATCTCGGCTGGGCACCTGAGCGAGGTGGTGAAGGCCCAGAGCGGCAAGCCGGCCATTGCCCACATCCAGGAGCGGCTGGTGCTGGAGGCCCGGCGCCTGCTGTTTCACACGCCGCAGTCGGTGAAGGAAATTGCCTACGACCTGGGCTTTGCCGATGCGTCCTACTTCAGCCGCTTCTTCAAGCGCGAAACCGGCCTCACCCCGGCCGAGTACCGCGCCGGCAGCCGCGAAATGTACCCGTGA
- a CDS encoding toxin glutamine deamidase domain-containing protein: protein MNSGYIPEAILARLHQTNPEAIALNAGPRLLRDIEASLRVQLQQVADFAEVFRLMADSAPGTSALLLILDRHTVSAHVVLIVNPDGAPLIIEGQSWGPTYPADTFTTPAQAQARYGAAVDLKLGVVPPPTAR, encoded by the coding sequence ATGAACAGCGGCTACATTCCCGAGGCCATTCTGGCCCGCCTGCACCAGACCAATCCCGAGGCCATTGCACTCAATGCCGGCCCCCGCCTGCTGCGCGACATTGAAGCCAGCCTGCGCGTGCAGCTGCAACAGGTGGCCGACTTTGCCGAGGTTTTTCGGCTGATGGCCGACAGCGCGCCGGGCACCTCGGCCCTGCTCCTCATCCTGGACCGGCACACGGTGAGTGCCCACGTCGTCCTCATCGTCAACCCCGACGGTGCGCCCCTCATCATCGAGGGCCAAAGCTGGGGACCGACGTATCCGGCCGATACGTTCACGACGCCGGCCCAGGCCCAGGCCCGCTACGGCGCGGCCGTCGACCTCAAGCTGGGGGTAGTGCCGCCGCCCACCGCCCGCTAA
- a CDS encoding YrhB domain-containing protein produces the protein MLDKEQARQIALEVIGHLSKTSGDNLVIMEDGIIEKPMAWVFNYNSAEYNASRDFRHMVFGITPLMVNRRTGEARQLPPMLQGEALDEYLASVGAGPDAAAGN, from the coding sequence ATGCTCGACAAAGAACAAGCCCGGCAAATTGCGCTCGAAGTCATTGGCCACTTAAGCAAAACCAGTGGCGACAACCTCGTTATTATGGAAGACGGCATCATTGAAAAGCCAATGGCGTGGGTGTTCAACTATAATTCGGCGGAGTATAACGCTTCGCGCGATTTTCGCCACATGGTGTTCGGCATTACGCCGCTCATGGTGAACCGCCGCACCGGCGAGGCCCGCCAGCTGCCGCCCATGCTGCAGGGCGAGGCGCTGGACGAGTACCTGGCCAGTGTCGGGGCCGGCCCCGACGCCGCTGCCGGCAATTAG
- a CDS encoding aldo/keto reductase produces the protein MHSTITIAPNSAHPLTVNRLGYGTMRLTGPGIWGEPADRPQALEILKTAVASGVNFIDTADYYGEDVTNRLIAEALHPYAKDLVICTKVGGARKPDKSWIPFARPENLRTSIENNLRTLRQEQIQLVHFRVLPGGDVPFAESMGAMYEMQREGKILHVGVSNVTPEELTAALQMGEVASVENMYGYAQRTTLDDGHGETRGGEVLPLCEQHGIPLVPFFSLVHGLPKAGDKLAELARQRGVTEAQLNIAWLLHKSPLLLPIPGTSSLAHLRENLAAADIQLSAEDMAYLG, from the coding sequence ATGCATTCCACCATCACCATTGCCCCTAATTCCGCCCATCCGCTCACCGTCAACCGCCTGGGCTACGGCACCATGCGCCTCACCGGCCCCGGCATTTGGGGCGAGCCGGCCGACCGGCCGCAAGCCCTGGAAATCCTGAAAACGGCCGTGGCCAGCGGCGTCAACTTCATCGATACCGCCGACTACTATGGCGAAGACGTAACTAACCGGCTGATTGCCGAGGCGCTGCATCCGTACGCGAAAGACCTGGTTATCTGCACCAAAGTGGGGGGCGCGCGCAAACCCGACAAAAGCTGGATTCCCTTCGCCCGCCCCGAAAACCTGCGCACCAGCATCGAAAACAACCTCCGCACGCTGCGTCAGGAGCAGATTCAGCTGGTACACTTCCGGGTGTTGCCGGGCGGCGACGTGCCCTTTGCCGAGTCGATGGGCGCGATGTACGAAATGCAGCGCGAAGGCAAAATTCTGCATGTGGGCGTGAGCAACGTGACCCCCGAGGAGCTGACCGCCGCCCTGCAAATGGGCGAAGTAGCCAGCGTGGAAAACATGTACGGCTACGCCCAGCGCACCACCCTCGACGACGGCCACGGCGAAACCCGCGGCGGCGAAGTGCTGCCCCTGTGCGAGCAGCACGGCATCCCGCTGGTGCCCTTCTTCTCGCTGGTGCACGGCCTGCCCAAAGCCGGCGACAAGCTGGCCGAATTGGCCCGCCAGCGCGGCGTGACCGAAGCCCAGCTCAACATTGCCTGGCTGCTGCACAAGTCGCCCCTGCTGCTGCCGATTCCGGGCACTTCGTCGCTGGCCCACCTGCGCGAGAACCTGGCCGCAGCAGACATTCAGCTCAGCGCGGAGGATATGGCGTATCTGGGGTAG
- the tssD gene encoding type VI secretion system tube protein TssD, protein MASFHAELHLTGTSYRVVRCQYACHQSTDARGRVNAKVRHDLLLLTLDVPNNDVLLDWAATPHKPLAGQVVFYDTAQYIAHETIAFSAGECVGYQEYFESGAGRDGAYVCHLTVAAASFELRSGGPAVAIAAMAIGSSGSGHSGGRKAQDLPSAALAAGADSIEPAVPAVVRPVATAEEVAAAAALVASNMAALNLKALPKAVNPENGMTNCTHITEAVVARLRGTDPEAVAPADGQLRKIPEIEAMHGITFQREPGTDFHKAFRDIESQPEGTIGLLVMLPKGPGSMGHIVTVVNNNGKATIIEGQHRDMLNPAELITSSTRAERRYGDEDATHLMLAILPPPNTSLPA, encoded by the coding sequence ATGGCCTCTTTCCATGCCGAGCTGCACCTGACGGGCACTTCCTACCGGGTGGTGCGCTGCCAGTATGCCTGCCACCAGTCCACCGATGCCCGGGGCCGGGTGAATGCCAAGGTGCGCCACGACCTGCTGCTCCTGACCCTGGACGTGCCCAACAACGATGTGCTGCTGGACTGGGCGGCCACGCCGCACAAGCCCCTGGCCGGCCAGGTGGTTTTTTACGACACTGCCCAGTACATCGCTCACGAAACCATCGCATTTTCGGCCGGCGAATGCGTGGGCTACCAGGAGTATTTTGAGAGCGGAGCTGGCCGCGACGGCGCCTACGTGTGCCACCTCACCGTTGCGGCCGCGAGTTTTGAGCTGCGCAGTGGCGGGCCGGCCGTGGCCATAGCGGCAATGGCCATTGGCAGCAGCGGCAGTGGCCATAGCGGCGGCCGCAAGGCCCAAGACCTGCCCAGCGCCGCACTGGCAGCCGGCGCCGATAGCATCGAACCGGCCGTGCCCGCGGTAGTGCGGCCCGTAGCCACCGCCGAGGAGGTAGCAGCAGCGGCGGCCCTGGTAGCCAGCAACATGGCTGCGCTCAACCTCAAGGCCCTGCCCAAAGCCGTGAACCCGGAAAACGGCATGACCAACTGCACGCATATCACGGAAGCCGTGGTGGCCCGCCTGCGCGGCACCGACCCCGAAGCTGTGGCCCCCGCCGATGGACAATTGCGGAAAATTCCTGAAATTGAGGCGATGCACGGCATCACTTTCCAACGCGAGCCCGGCACGGACTTTCACAAAGCATTCCGCGACATCGAGAGCCAGCCGGAGGGCACCATTGGCCTGCTCGTGATGCTGCCCAAGGGGCCGGGCAGCATGGGCCACATCGTGACGGTGGTGAACAACAACGGCAAGGCCACCATCATTGAAGGGCAGCACCGGGATATGCTCAACCCCGCCGAGCTCATCACCAGCTCGACGCGCGCCGAGCGCCGCTACGGCGACGAAGACGCTACCCACCTGATGCTGGCCATTCTACCGCCCCCCAATACTTCCCTGCCGGCCTAG